A single region of the Streptococcus sanguinis genome encodes:
- the sufC gene encoding Fe-S cluster assembly ATPase SufC: MSVLEIKDLHVEIEGKKILKGVNLTLKTGEVAAIMGPNGTGKSTLSAAIMGNPNYEVTQGEVLFDGVNILELEVDERARMGLFLAMQYPSEIPGITNAEFLRAAMNAGKEDEEKISVRDFIMKLDEKMELLNMKEEMAERYLNEGFSGGEKKRNEILQLLMLEPTFALLDEIDSGLDIDALKVVSKGVNAMRGEGFGAMIITHYQRLLNYITPDVVHVMMDGKVVLSGGPELAVRLEKEGYAKLAEELGFTYTEEA, encoded by the coding sequence ATGTCTGTCTTAGAAATAAAAGATCTTCATGTTGAAATTGAAGGGAAAAAAATTCTCAAAGGGGTGAATCTCACTCTGAAAACAGGAGAGGTTGCAGCAATTATGGGCCCGAATGGAACAGGGAAATCAACCTTGTCTGCAGCCATCATGGGCAATCCTAACTACGAAGTGACTCAAGGAGAGGTGCTTTTTGATGGAGTCAATATCTTGGAGTTGGAAGTGGATGAGCGTGCTCGCATGGGACTCTTCCTGGCTATGCAGTACCCTAGTGAAATTCCTGGTATTACTAATGCAGAGTTTCTACGTGCAGCTATGAATGCTGGCAAGGAAGACGAGGAAAAAATCTCTGTCCGCGACTTTATCATGAAGCTGGATGAAAAGATGGAACTGCTCAACATGAAAGAAGAAATGGCTGAGCGCTACCTTAATGAAGGTTTCTCTGGGGGGGAAAAGAAGCGCAATGAAATCTTGCAGTTGCTCATGCTAGAGCCGACTTTTGCACTTTTAGATGAGATTGACTCTGGTCTCGATATTGATGCTCTTAAAGTTGTATCTAAAGGGGTTAATGCTATGCGAGGTGAAGGTTTTGGTGCTATGATTATCACTCACTATCAACGCCTGCTCAACTATATCACTCCAGATGTAGTTCATGTCATGATGGATGGTAAAGTCGTTCTTTCTGGCGGTCCTGAATTGGCAGTCCGCTTGGAGAAAGAAGGCTATGCTAAATTGGCTGAAGAGTTGGGCTTCACCTATACCGAAGAAGCCTAG
- a CDS encoding glycosyltransferase family 4 protein: MPMITFPLKFILVLLGTFFIGVILTPLVRLLAFKIGAVDYPNARRINKKPMPSSGGLAIVAAFSISTLLLMPQIVAVDFFGQTYFDYVWPVVIGGLIIAFTGLVDDIKELSPMLKMGGIVLAASLIWWLTDFRLDDFKLPFGGPFLHFEPWLSYILTVVWIISITNAVNLIDGLDGLVSGVSIISLVTMGIVSYFFLPQHNLFLTLTIFVLVLSIAGFFPYNYHPAIIYLGDTGALFIGFMIAVLSLQGLKNATAVAVVTPMIILGVPITDTFLAIIRRTLSGQKFYTPDKHHLHHRLLSLGLTHRGTVLVIYGISLVFAMISLLLNVSSRIGGVLLMIGLLLGVELFAELVGVLGPNRTPLLNILRFIGNSYYREEVRRKWRQKRNK; this comes from the coding sequence ATGCCTATGATTACTTTTCCGTTAAAGTTTATCTTGGTATTGCTGGGAACTTTTTTTATCGGGGTGATTCTGACGCCCTTGGTTCGGCTCTTAGCCTTTAAGATTGGTGCGGTAGATTATCCCAATGCTCGCCGCATCAATAAAAAGCCCATGCCTAGCAGTGGCGGGCTGGCGATTGTAGCGGCCTTTTCTATCTCTACTCTGCTCTTGATGCCACAGATTGTTGCTGTAGATTTTTTTGGACAGACCTATTTTGATTATGTTTGGCCGGTCGTGATTGGTGGTTTGATTATTGCCTTTACAGGGCTGGTCGATGATATCAAAGAGCTGTCGCCTATGCTGAAAATGGGGGGAATTGTTCTAGCGGCCAGCCTAATCTGGTGGCTGACGGATTTCCGATTGGATGATTTTAAGCTTCCTTTTGGCGGACCTTTCCTGCATTTTGAGCCTTGGCTGTCCTATATTTTGACAGTGGTGTGGATTATTTCTATCACCAATGCGGTTAATTTGATTGACGGTCTGGATGGTCTGGTGAGTGGGGTGTCCATCATCTCCTTGGTAACGATGGGGATTGTTTCTTACTTCTTTTTGCCCCAGCACAATCTCTTTTTGACCCTGACAATTTTCGTCTTGGTCTTGTCAATTGCGGGTTTTTTCCCTTACAATTACCACCCGGCTATCATCTATCTTGGTGATACGGGGGCTCTCTTCATCGGCTTTATGATTGCCGTCTTGTCCTTGCAAGGGCTAAAAAATGCGACGGCTGTTGCGGTGGTGACGCCTATGATTATCTTAGGAGTGCCGATTACGGATACTTTTCTGGCGATTATCCGCCGTACTCTATCTGGTCAGAAATTCTACACGCCTGACAAGCATCATCTTCATCACAGACTCTTATCCTTGGGATTGACCCACCGCGGGACAGTGCTGGTTATCTACGGGATTTCGCTGGTCTTTGCCATGATTTCTCTCTTGTTGAATGTTTCCAGTCGAATTGGTGGCGTGCTCTTGATGATAGGCTTACTTCTGGGTGTTGAGCTCTTTGCTGAGCTGGTCGGAGTTTTGGGGCCTAATCGTACTCCTTTGCTCAATATTCTCCGCTTTATTGGCAACTCCTACTACCGTGAGGAAGTTCGGCGGAAATGGCGTCAAAAGAGGAATAAATAA
- the sufD gene encoding Fe-S cluster assembly protein SufD, giving the protein MTKELIQEFSQLHAEPDWLFQLRQQAFDKIDQLELPRIERVKFHRWNLGDGRISESEPLTSVPDFTALDDNLKLVQVGTHIVLEQLPADLAAQGVVFTDFHTALEEIPELVEKHFMSAVKYDEDKLAAYHTAYFNSGAVLYVPDNVEIDQPIEGIFYQDSESDVPFNKHILIIAGKHSKVNYLERLETYGEGSVPVTANITVEVIAQAGAQIKFSAIDRLGENVTAYISRRGKLDNDAMIDWAIGVMNEGNVVADFDSDLYGKGSHADMKVVALSSGKQVQGIDTRVTNYGCNSIGNILQHGVILEKGTLTFNGIGHIIKGAKGADAQQESRVLMLSDQARSDANPILLIDENDVTAGHAASIGQVDPEDMYYLMSRGLDKATAERLVVRGFLGSVIVEIPVKEVRDEMIENIDIILAKR; this is encoded by the coding sequence ATGACTAAAGAATTGATTCAAGAATTTTCACAGCTACATGCAGAGCCAGATTGGCTCTTTCAACTGCGCCAGCAGGCCTTTGATAAGATTGACCAGTTAGAATTGCCGCGTATTGAGCGGGTTAAATTTCACCGTTGGAATCTGGGTGACGGCCGTATTTCAGAGAGTGAGCCGCTGACAAGTGTTCCAGACTTTACAGCCCTAGATGACAATCTCAAGCTTGTCCAAGTGGGAACTCATATTGTTTTGGAGCAATTGCCAGCTGACTTGGCAGCACAAGGTGTGGTTTTCACTGATTTCCACACTGCCTTAGAAGAGATTCCAGAGCTGGTAGAGAAGCATTTTATGTCTGCGGTCAAGTACGACGAGGACAAATTGGCAGCTTACCACACTGCCTATTTCAACAGCGGTGCCGTTCTTTATGTGCCGGACAATGTTGAGATTGACCAGCCAATTGAAGGAATTTTTTATCAGGACAGCGAAAGCGATGTTCCTTTTAACAAGCATATTTTGATTATCGCAGGCAAGCATTCCAAGGTTAACTACTTGGAACGCTTGGAAACTTACGGCGAGGGCTCTGTCCCAGTAACAGCCAATATCACTGTCGAAGTTATTGCTCAGGCTGGAGCTCAGATTAAGTTTTCAGCTATTGATCGCTTGGGCGAAAATGTAACAGCTTATATCAGCCGTAGAGGTAAGCTGGACAATGATGCCATGATTGACTGGGCTATCGGCGTTATGAACGAAGGCAATGTTGTGGCTGACTTTGATAGCGACCTTTATGGCAAGGGCAGCCATGCGGATATGAAAGTAGTGGCTCTCTCAAGTGGCAAGCAGGTTCAGGGGATTGATACCCGAGTAACTAACTATGGCTGCAACTCTATCGGAAATATCCTGCAGCACGGGGTTATCCTAGAAAAAGGAACCCTGACCTTCAATGGTATCGGCCATATTATCAAAGGTGCCAAGGGAGCAGATGCCCAGCAGGAAAGCCGAGTTCTCATGCTGTCTGACCAGGCTCGTTCAGATGCTAATCCAATCCTCTTGATTGATGAAAACGATGTGACAGCTGGTCACGCGGCTTCTATCGGCCAGGTGGATCCAGAGGATATGTACTACCTCATGAGTCGGGGTCTTGATAAGGCGACGGCTGAACGCTTGGTCGTGCGCGGCTTCTTGGGCTCAGTGATAGTAGAAATCCCTGTTAAGGAAGTCCGTGATGAAATGATTGAAAATATCGATATTATTCTCGCAAAAAGATAA
- the mecA gene encoding adaptor protein MecA codes for MEMKQISDSTIKITIQLEDLEERGMEMADFLVPQEKTEEFFYTILDELEMPDNFLDSGMLSFRVTPKPDKVDVFVTKSKLDKNLSFEDLADLPDMDELSHMSPDEFLKTLEKSIFEKSKEDIEAVQSLETAEAEEGAQFSQQAADEQLTENAERYIYYILRFEDIKAAAAFAQTVDYKIDLSELYKHDSAYYLTILVDVEGFPERYPAWLLAKMREFADDSDITRAVLQEHGHLLLVTDAVSGLQKVECL; via the coding sequence ATGGAAATGAAACAGATTAGTGATTCGACCATAAAAATCACGATTCAGCTGGAAGATTTGGAAGAACGTGGCATGGAAATGGCTGATTTCTTGGTCCCCCAAGAAAAGACAGAAGAGTTTTTCTATACCATCTTAGATGAGTTGGAAATGCCGGATAATTTTTTGGACAGCGGTATGCTGAGTTTCCGTGTGACGCCTAAGCCAGACAAGGTAGATGTTTTTGTTACCAAGTCTAAATTAGATAAGAATCTGAGTTTTGAGGATTTGGCAGATCTGCCAGACATGGATGAGCTGTCTCATATGTCTCCAGATGAATTCCTCAAGACATTGGAAAAGAGCATTTTTGAAAAGAGTAAGGAAGACATAGAAGCAGTCCAATCTTTGGAAACAGCCGAAGCAGAGGAAGGGGCGCAATTTTCTCAGCAGGCGGCCGATGAGCAGTTGACAGAAAATGCAGAGCGTTACATTTACTATATCCTGCGTTTTGAAGATATTAAGGCTGCTGCGGCCTTTGCCCAGACGGTGGACTATAAGATTGACTTATCAGAGCTTTATAAGCATGATTCTGCTTATTATTTGACGATTTTAGTAGATGTTGAGGGTTTTCCAGAGCGCTATCCAGCTTGGCTCTTGGCCAAGATGCGTGAGTTTGCAGATGATTCAGATATCACTCGGGCGGTGCTTCAGGAGCACGGTCATCTGCTTTTGGTGACAGATGCGGTCTCCGGCCTGCAGAAGGTTGAATGCCTATGA